A single window of Synechococcus sp. CBW1004 DNA harbors:
- the infA gene encoding translation initiation factor IF-1, whose product MIETSGVIEKEQGNGFYLVTLEQPAGHQCLCRAAGKLTKFRIKLLAGDKVLVEISPYDLTRGRITYRERNAGATGPRPGGNRPGGPRRR is encoded by the coding sequence ATGATCGAGACCTCCGGAGTGATCGAGAAGGAACAGGGCAACGGCTTCTACCTCGTCACCCTGGAGCAGCCTGCCGGTCACCAGTGCCTCTGCCGCGCCGCCGGCAAGCTCACCAAATTCCGCATCAAGCTGCTGGCGGGCGACAAGGTGCTGGTGGAGATCAGCCCCTACGACCTCACCCGCGGCCGCATCACCTATCGCGAGCGCAATGCCGGTGCCACGGGTCCCCGCCCGGGTGGCAACCGCCCCGGCGGTCCCCGTCGCCGCTGA
- a CDS encoding pseudouridine synthase, giving the protein MTALLFHKPYGVLSQFTPEPGSRWGCLAEFITIPGVYAAGRLDADSEGLLLLTDDGRLQQRLTDPRWGHWRRYWVQVEGQVDTTALEALRRGVSIQGRPTLPARAEAMEAPPDLPERDPPIRHRLTVPTSWLWLELREGRNRQVRRMTAAVGLPTLRLLRVAIDLMDGAAPLSLEGLAPGEWRAVSASEQERLAALLRRGRL; this is encoded by the coding sequence GTGACCGCACTGCTGTTCCATAAGCCCTACGGGGTGCTGAGCCAGTTCACCCCCGAACCCGGCAGCCGTTGGGGATGTCTGGCCGAGTTCATCACCATCCCCGGCGTTTACGCCGCAGGCCGGCTGGATGCCGACAGCGAGGGTCTGCTGCTGCTCACCGATGACGGCCGACTGCAGCAACGGCTCACCGATCCGCGCTGGGGACACTGGCGCCGCTACTGGGTGCAGGTGGAAGGTCAGGTCGACACCACCGCTCTCGAGGCCCTGCGACGGGGCGTCAGCATTCAGGGCCGCCCCACCCTGCCGGCACGGGCGGAGGCGATGGAGGCCCCGCCGGATCTGCCGGAGCGCGATCCGCCGATCCGCCACCGGCTCACGGTGCCCACCAGCTGGCTCTGGCTGGAGCTGCGCGAGGGGCGCAACCGCCAGGTGCGGCGGATGACGGCGGCGGTGGGCCTGCCGACGCTGCGGCTGCTGCGGGTGGCAATCGATCTGATGGACGGCGCCGCGCCGCTGAGCCTGGAGGGCCTGGCCCCCGGGGAATGGCGTGCTGTCAGCGCCAGCGAACAGGAGCGGCTCGCGGCCCTGCTCAGGCGAGGGCGTCTCTGA